Proteins encoded within one genomic window of Chelatococcus sp. HY11:
- a CDS encoding ABC transporter permease yields MRNFREFWRLYTRRASAVIGVTMLGFIVILAIIGPILVPGDPWDTVGTAFIWPGQSLATPLGTDPLGRDILRGVLVGARVSLTIGLAAAATALTIGILFGAIAGYFRGWMEDVLMRITDVFQTIPNFLFAFALVAMFGASLVNVILAIGLVTWPPIARLVRAEFLSLREREYVQSCIVLGMSRSAIIFRQILPNALPPIIVMSSIMVAGAILTEAGLSFLGLGDPNLMSWGTMIGIGRPAIRTAWYIAAIPGVLILLTVLALNLVGEGLNDALNPRLKAQQ; encoded by the coding sequence ATGAGAAATTTCCGCGAGTTCTGGCGCCTTTACACGCGCCGCGCCTCTGCCGTAATCGGCGTCACGATGCTGGGTTTCATTGTCATCTTGGCCATCATCGGGCCGATCCTCGTGCCGGGGGATCCTTGGGATACCGTCGGCACGGCGTTCATCTGGCCGGGACAGTCGCTGGCGACGCCGCTCGGAACCGACCCGCTTGGGCGCGATATTCTTCGCGGTGTGCTGGTCGGCGCGCGCGTCTCGCTGACGATCGGCCTCGCAGCTGCGGCAACAGCCCTCACGATCGGTATTCTCTTCGGCGCTATTGCCGGCTATTTCCGCGGATGGATGGAAGACGTCCTGATGCGCATCACCGACGTGTTCCAGACCATTCCGAATTTTCTGTTCGCCTTCGCTCTGGTCGCGATGTTCGGCGCCTCGCTGGTCAACGTCATCCTCGCCATTGGGCTCGTCACATGGCCGCCGATCGCGCGGCTCGTCCGTGCCGAGTTCCTATCCCTGCGCGAGCGGGAATATGTGCAATCCTGTATCGTGCTGGGCATGAGCCGATCGGCCATCATCTTTCGCCAGATCTTGCCGAACGCGCTGCCGCCGATCATCGTGATGTCGTCGATCATGGTCGCGGGCGCGATCCTGACCGAGGCGGGGCTGTCGTTTCTCGGTCTCGGCGATCCCAATCTGATGAGCTGGGGCACGATGATCGGCATCGGCCGGCCGGCGATCCGCACGGCATGGTATATCGCCGCCATTCCGGGCGTACTCATCCTGCTCACCGTGCTGGCGCTCAATCTTGTCGGCGAAGGTCTCAACGACGCGCTCAATCCGCGGCTCAAGGCACAGCAGTAG
- a CDS encoding ABC transporter permease has protein sequence MKSLAPYVMRRLGHGVITVAAIIVLNFIILHLAPGDTVDLLAGEFGAADPQYLADLRARFGLDQPIYIQLGQYFWNVLQLDLGYSFRNATPVLNLILARLPATLILMLTAILVAFTAGLLLGVVSARRVNTLTDDVISVLALLFYATPLFWLGLMGIVLFSVKLGWLPTGGMYTIGGRFNWLQSILDVGRHLILPAMTLALYHMAIYTRLMRASMLEVYNLDYIRTARSKGVMPRRIAFRHVLPNAVLPMVTMVGIQIGTLLGGAVMIETVFNWPGLGRLAFDAVFQRDYNLLLGTMLFASSLVVVINIFTDLIYAVLDPRIGIK, from the coding sequence ATGAAATCACTCGCCCCCTATGTTATGCGTCGGTTGGGGCACGGTGTCATAACCGTCGCCGCGATCATTGTGCTGAATTTCATTATCCTGCACTTGGCACCGGGTGATACGGTCGATCTGCTTGCCGGTGAATTCGGCGCGGCCGATCCCCAGTATCTGGCCGATCTTCGCGCCCGCTTCGGCCTCGATCAGCCGATCTATATTCAACTTGGCCAGTACTTCTGGAATGTTTTGCAGCTCGACCTCGGGTATTCATTCCGCAACGCCACGCCAGTGCTGAACCTGATCCTGGCGCGGCTGCCGGCGACACTGATCCTGATGCTCACGGCAATCCTCGTCGCCTTCACCGCCGGTCTTCTCCTCGGTGTTGTCTCGGCGCGGCGCGTCAATACGCTGACTGACGACGTGATCTCCGTGCTCGCGCTGCTGTTCTACGCCACACCGCTTTTCTGGCTCGGCCTGATGGGCATCGTGCTGTTTTCCGTCAAGCTCGGCTGGCTGCCCACTGGCGGCATGTACACCATCGGCGGGCGATTTAACTGGCTCCAAAGCATTCTCGACGTTGGCCGTCACCTTATCCTGCCTGCGATGACCCTCGCGCTCTATCACATGGCGATCTACACGCGGCTGATGCGCGCCTCGATGCTGGAGGTCTACAACCTCGACTATATCCGCACGGCGCGATCCAAGGGGGTGATGCCGCGCCGCATCGCATTCCGCCACGTGCTGCCCAACGCCGTCCTGCCCATGGTCACGATGGTCGGCATCCAGATCGGTACGCTTCTGGGCGGCGCCGTCATGATCGAGACCGTCTTCAACTGGCCGGGATTGGGACGACTGGCTTTCGATGCCGTCTTCCAGCGTGATTACAATCTTCTCCTCGGCACAATGCTGTTCGCCTCATCGCTGGTCGTGGTCATTAACATCTTCACAGACCTGATCTATGCGGTGCTTGATCCGCGCATCGGGATCAAATGA
- a CDS encoding ABC transporter substrate-binding protein, whose translation MTPFDLMKAKLTRRAFARSALIPVAALALAPMMTPAMSQPKQGGVMTMSLDPEPSILVSALNSASPVYVVSSKMFDGLVTYDKDFNLIPRLATAWTVSDDGLTVEFKLRDGVTWHDGKPFTSEDVQFTFMEILKKLHPRGKGTFANLQSVETPDAHTAVFKLAAPTPYLMRALAGAESPIMPKHIYKDGDPMRNPANTAPVGTGPFKFGEFVRGSHLLLQRNENYWDKGKPYLDQLIIRFIADSASRAAALESGEVQYGAQYVVPLSDVARLGKNPTLEVSTDGWEYNTSVNYFEFNLRKPQWQDVRVRQAIAHAIDKDFIVKNIWHDFATAAKGGPVTIKQSDFYTDDVPQYEFDLKKAAQLLDEAGYKAGPDGKRFSATIDYSPSGDTFRQTAEILRQNLAKIGITLTLRAQDGPTYVRRVWTDNDFDLNIYSVSNIADPVIGIQRLFWSKAIQKGVAYSNGSSYSNPEMDRLLEAGMVENDPEKRRQIYKQMQQIAMTDLPTFPIVYIDWFSIYNKKVKGLNTTALGLYENFSDVSIEE comes from the coding sequence ATGACACCGTTTGACCTCATGAAAGCCAAGTTGACCCGCCGCGCGTTCGCGCGCAGCGCGCTCATTCCGGTTGCCGCGCTGGCGCTCGCGCCGATGATGACCCCCGCGATGAGCCAGCCCAAGCAGGGCGGGGTCATGACGATGAGCCTCGACCCTGAGCCGTCGATCCTCGTCTCGGCGCTGAACAGCGCGTCGCCTGTCTATGTGGTGTCGTCGAAAATGTTCGACGGTCTTGTCACCTACGACAAGGACTTCAACCTGATCCCCCGTCTGGCCACCGCGTGGACGGTGTCCGACGATGGCCTGACCGTCGAGTTCAAGCTGCGGGACGGGGTGACATGGCATGACGGCAAACCCTTCACCTCCGAGGACGTCCAGTTCACCTTCATGGAGATCCTCAAGAAACTGCACCCGCGCGGCAAGGGTACATTCGCCAATCTCCAGTCCGTCGAGACCCCGGACGCGCATACGGCTGTTTTCAAGCTGGCCGCTCCGACGCCTTACCTGATGCGCGCGCTCGCCGGCGCTGAATCGCCCATCATGCCGAAGCACATCTACAAAGACGGCGATCCGATGCGGAACCCGGCCAACACCGCCCCCGTCGGCACGGGTCCGTTCAAGTTCGGTGAGTTCGTGCGCGGCAGCCATTTGTTGCTGCAACGCAACGAGAATTATTGGGATAAAGGCAAGCCCTATCTGGACCAGTTGATCATCCGCTTCATCGCGGACAGCGCCTCGCGCGCGGCCGCGCTTGAAAGCGGCGAGGTGCAATATGGCGCGCAGTATGTGGTTCCCCTGTCGGACGTCGCGCGGCTGGGCAAGAACCCGACGCTTGAGGTCAGCACCGATGGCTGGGAATACAACACCTCGGTGAACTACTTCGAGTTCAATCTTCGCAAGCCGCAATGGCAGGATGTCCGCGTGCGTCAGGCCATCGCGCATGCCATCGACAAGGACTTCATCGTCAAGAATATCTGGCATGACTTCGCCACGGCTGCGAAGGGCGGCCCGGTAACCATCAAGCAGTCCGATTTCTATACGGATGACGTGCCGCAATACGAGTTCGACCTCAAGAAGGCGGCTCAGCTTCTCGACGAGGCAGGCTATAAGGCCGGTCCCGACGGCAAACGCTTCTCCGCCACGATCGACTACTCGCCGAGCGGCGACACCTTCCGGCAGACAGCCGAAATCCTGCGCCAGAACCTTGCCAAGATCGGCATCACCCTGACGCTTCGCGCACAGGACGGACCGACCTATGTCCGCCGTGTATGGACCGACAATGATTTCGACCTGAACATCTATTCGGTGTCGAACATCGCGGATCCGGTCATCGGCATCCAGCGCCTCTTCTGGTCGAAGGCGATCCAGAAGGGCGTGGCCTATTCGAACGGCTCGAGCTACTCCAATCCCGAGATGGACCGCCTGCTCGAAGCCGGCATGGTTGAGAACGATCCGGAAAAGCGTCGCCAGATCTACAAGCAGATGCAACAGATCGCGATGACCGACCTGCCGACGTTCCCGATCGTCTACATCGACTGGTTCTCGATCTACAACAAGAAGGTCAAGGGCCTGAACACAACGGCGCTCGGCCTCTACGAGAACTTCTCGGACGTTTCCATCGAAGAGTGA
- a CDS encoding molybdopterin-dependent oxidoreductase → MQGSSTISLCHWGAFEAEVADGRLVAARPWANGLADPDMIGALPGLVHSPLRIDRPYVREGFLRHRHAAGGKGRGVDPMVPVDWDTALDIVSSEVARVRDLHGPASILGGSYGWSSAGRLHHARSLVRRFLAAAGGFTDQLGNYSWGAANAILPHVLGTADAVAFAATEWSTIAEETDVLVAFGGLNAKNWRVTSGGAGHHHMARYVDAAVRRGTKFVIVSPLGEDAPPGLNAVHIAPRPNTDTSLILALAHRAFIEGRADLPFLEKHVVGHDQLAAYLRGDTDGVEKTFAWAAGIAGIDITELEALWGLIRRGRVMLTAAWSLQRADHGEQPFWALIALAAILGQIGLPGGGFCFGYGSMNAVGAPARRGYVPALDGLTNPAQSAVPVATLIDALSRPGETIDFNGREITFPDIRMVYWAGGNPFHHAQDLFALEKAWQRPDTIIVHEPWWTPAARRADIVLPATTTVERNDFGGSSRDPFVFAMPRLIDPLAQARDDFLIFGELAERLDCGEAFSEGLDEFGWLRRLWRKTEARGKRENVPVPDFDTFWREGFFAVPAPERPEVLLEDFRKDPVSSPLSTPSGRIELYSKRIEGFGYRDCPAHPAWLEPHEWLGNADPDQLHLVTNQPPKRLHSQLFQVQQAGDREPVAIHPTDAGQRGICDGDIVRVENGRGACLARAKLTESVREGVVVMATGAWFAPAETEPRLEFNGNPNAVTANRQTSSLGQACAALSALVRLRRFDDDQDQKSRR, encoded by the coding sequence ATGCAGGGATCGAGCACCATCAGCCTCTGCCATTGGGGCGCGTTCGAAGCCGAGGTGGCCGATGGCCGCCTCGTTGCGGCGCGGCCCTGGGCGAATGGGCTGGCCGATCCCGATATGATCGGCGCGCTGCCGGGCCTGGTTCATTCGCCCCTGCGGATCGACCGCCCCTATGTGCGCGAGGGCTTCCTGCGCCATCGCCACGCCGCCGGCGGCAAGGGCCGTGGCGTGGACCCGATGGTTCCCGTCGACTGGGATACTGCGCTGGATATCGTGTCCTCGGAAGTGGCGCGGGTCAGGGACCTGCACGGTCCGGCTTCTATCCTTGGTGGATCCTACGGCTGGTCGAGCGCAGGGCGCCTGCACCACGCACGAAGCCTCGTTCGCCGCTTTCTCGCGGCGGCGGGGGGCTTCACCGATCAGCTGGGCAACTACAGCTGGGGCGCCGCTAACGCGATCCTGCCGCATGTGCTCGGCACGGCAGATGCCGTGGCCTTCGCCGCGACGGAATGGAGCACGATCGCCGAAGAAACGGATGTGCTGGTCGCGTTTGGCGGCCTTAATGCCAAGAATTGGCGCGTGACGTCGGGCGGCGCCGGCCACCACCACATGGCACGCTATGTTGACGCTGCGGTGCGACGTGGCACCAAATTCGTGATTGTTTCGCCGCTGGGCGAGGATGCCCCGCCCGGTCTGAATGCGGTACACATCGCGCCGAGGCCGAACACCGATACGTCCTTGATTCTCGCGCTTGCTCACCGCGCCTTCATCGAGGGCCGCGCCGACCTGCCTTTCCTCGAAAAGCATGTGGTCGGACACGACCAATTGGCCGCCTATCTGCGCGGGGACACCGACGGCGTAGAAAAGACCTTCGCCTGGGCCGCCGGTATCGCCGGCATCGACATCACGGAACTTGAGGCCCTGTGGGGATTGATCCGCCGTGGTCGCGTGATGTTGACGGCCGCATGGTCTCTCCAGCGCGCCGATCATGGCGAGCAGCCGTTCTGGGCATTGATCGCCCTGGCCGCGATACTCGGCCAGATCGGGCTTCCGGGTGGCGGGTTCTGTTTCGGCTATGGCTCGATGAATGCCGTCGGCGCTCCGGCCCGGCGCGGTTACGTGCCGGCCCTGGATGGACTTACGAATCCGGCGCAAAGCGCGGTACCGGTGGCGACCTTGATCGACGCGCTGTCCCGGCCGGGCGAGACGATCGATTTCAACGGACGCGAGATCACTTTTCCCGATATCCGCATGGTGTACTGGGCCGGCGGGAATCCGTTCCACCACGCGCAAGACCTGTTTGCGCTGGAGAAAGCCTGGCAGAGGCCGGACACCATCATCGTGCACGAGCCGTGGTGGACGCCGGCCGCGCGCCGCGCGGATATCGTTCTGCCGGCAACGACCACCGTCGAGCGGAACGATTTCGGCGGCTCCTCCCGCGATCCCTTCGTCTTCGCAATGCCAAGACTGATTGACCCGCTCGCGCAGGCGCGCGACGACTTCCTGATTTTCGGAGAACTCGCGGAACGCCTCGATTGTGGCGAGGCTTTCTCCGAAGGTCTTGACGAGTTCGGCTGGCTGCGCCGGCTGTGGAGAAAAACCGAGGCCAGGGGCAAGCGCGAGAATGTACCCGTGCCCGACTTCGACACATTCTGGCGGGAGGGTTTCTTCGCTGTACCCGCGCCGGAAAGGCCGGAAGTGCTCCTGGAAGACTTCCGCAAGGATCCGGTCTCCAGCCCTCTGTCTACCCCGTCTGGCCGCATCGAACTCTATTCGAAGCGAATTGAGGGTTTCGGCTACCGTGATTGCCCAGCACATCCAGCTTGGCTTGAACCCCATGAATGGCTCGGCAATGCGGACCCGGACCAATTGCATCTGGTGACCAACCAACCCCCCAAGCGGCTGCACAGCCAGCTTTTCCAGGTGCAGCAGGCCGGCGACCGGGAGCCAGTGGCGATCCACCCCACCGATGCGGGGCAGCGCGGGATCTGTGACGGCGACATCGTCCGCGTCGAGAACGGGCGCGGCGCCTGCCTCGCCCGCGCGAAGCTGACGGAGAGCGTACGCGAAGGCGTCGTCGTCATGGCGACCGGGGCATGGTTCGCGCCCGCTGAAACGGAGCCGCGGCTTGAATTCAACGGCAATCCCAACGCGGTCACCGCGAACCGCCAAACGTCGTCACTGGGGCAGGCCTGCGCGGCTCTCAGCGCCCTCGTGCGCCTGCGGCGGTTTGACGACGACCAAGACCAAAAGTCCCGCCGTTGA
- a CDS encoding dihydrodipicolinate synthase family protein, with product MAHIKPKGSFVALITPMNADGSIDYDGFQTLLSWHESNGTEAVLIMGSTGEVSMLSPDERREIISRTAKMKTGKMLFYYGCTGNNTQTTIDYVRYAKAEGGDGAIIAAPAYICADNAAITDYAWEVCDAVDFPIGFYNNPPRVTTDLHWTNILKLAKHPNMVVLKESTTRVGQVAQVCAAKPDMAIMCCCSPNLGLVIPTMALGGHGTANMTGNIIPQEMAIISKEWKNGDDAFACREAWLRNLPMLHFAYSAINPVAIKSLMRVIGLPAGPLRKPLQPVPADHLQIGLNAVRDLGLEERYGFRIKPSAIAAE from the coding sequence ATGGCACATATTAAGCCGAAGGGCTCCTTCGTAGCCCTTATTACGCCGATGAATGCCGACGGCTCGATTGATTATGACGGCTTTCAGACGCTGCTTTCGTGGCATGAAAGCAACGGAACGGAAGCCGTCCTCATCATGGGGTCGACCGGTGAGGTATCGATGCTTTCGCCGGACGAACGCCGCGAAATCATCTCGCGCACGGCGAAGATGAAGACCGGCAAGATGCTGTTCTATTACGGCTGCACCGGCAACAACACCCAGACCACCATCGACTATGTCCGCTACGCCAAGGCCGAGGGCGGCGATGGCGCGATCATCGCGGCTCCCGCCTATATCTGCGCCGACAATGCAGCGATCACCGACTATGCGTGGGAAGTCTGCGATGCGGTGGATTTTCCCATCGGCTTCTACAACAATCCGCCGCGCGTTACGACGGATCTGCACTGGACCAACATTCTCAAGTTGGCCAAGCATCCGAACATGGTGGTTCTGAAGGAATCCACCACCCGCGTCGGCCAAGTGGCGCAGGTATGCGCGGCAAAACCCGACATGGCCATCATGTGCTGCTGCTCGCCGAACCTCGGCCTCGTTATTCCGACGATGGCGCTGGGCGGTCACGGCACCGCGAACATGACCGGCAACATCATCCCGCAGGAGATGGCGATCATCTCGAAGGAGTGGAAGAACGGCGACGACGCATTCGCTTGCCGCGAGGCGTGGCTGCGCAACCTGCCGATGCTGCATTTCGCCTATTCGGCGATCAATCCCGTGGCGATCAAGTCCCTGATGCGCGTCATCGGTCTGCCCGCAGGCCCCCTGCGCAAGCCGCTGCAGCCCGTGCCCGCCGATCATCTGCAGATCGGCCTGAACGCCGTCCGCGACCTCGGCCTGGAAGAGCGCTACGGCTTCCGGATCAAGCCGTCTGCCATCGCGGCCGAGTAG
- a CDS encoding LysR substrate-binding domain-containing protein, with product MNERQIRAFKLVMQHGSVTAASQALNISQPAVSRLVSELEHSVGFPVFLRKGGKIEPTVEGRQFMQEVARMFYGLDRLEQVAREIRDLRRAVLNVAAMPMISLEIMPKAIARLLAEVGSMKIAHDVYGSPQILDLVSTRQIDLGIGQFLGLQHNIDVIASYRTCCVCAMLPDHPLSGHDVLTPRDLKGHPLVALSYHTAVASYVTQSFAEANVQPQIAVESQPSFTACGLAAAGVGIAIVDPLTPRAFRANLRLVPFKPDIPFDFHIFKPTDTPLSRPAETFCQHLSDVLADFGEVTRLGP from the coding sequence ATGAATGAGCGACAGATACGGGCTTTCAAGCTTGTCATGCAACACGGCTCCGTTACCGCCGCTTCGCAGGCCCTGAATATTTCCCAACCCGCCGTCAGTCGTCTCGTCTCGGAGTTGGAACACAGCGTCGGCTTCCCCGTCTTCCTGCGCAAGGGCGGCAAGATCGAGCCCACGGTCGAAGGCCGCCAGTTCATGCAGGAAGTGGCGCGCATGTTCTATGGCCTGGACCGCCTCGAGCAGGTGGCGCGCGAGATCAGGGATCTGAGGCGCGCGGTGCTGAACGTGGCGGCCATGCCGATGATAAGTCTGGAGATCATGCCGAAGGCCATTGCGCGCCTTCTGGCGGAAGTCGGCAGCATGAAAATTGCCCACGATGTGTACGGGTCGCCCCAGATCCTCGATCTCGTATCGACCCGGCAGATTGATCTTGGCATAGGGCAGTTTCTCGGTCTGCAGCACAATATCGATGTGATCGCGTCCTATCGAACCTGCTGTGTCTGCGCGATGCTGCCGGACCATCCTCTCAGCGGACACGACGTGCTCACCCCGCGTGACCTGAAAGGCCATCCGCTGGTGGCCCTGTCTTACCATACGGCCGTCGCGAGCTATGTTACGCAGAGCTTCGCCGAAGCGAACGTCCAGCCGCAGATCGCGGTTGAAAGTCAGCCATCATTCACGGCATGTGGGCTGGCCGCCGCCGGTGTCGGCATTGCGATCGTCGATCCGCTGACGCCGCGCGCGTTTCGCGCCAACTTGCGCCTGGTGCCGTTCAAGCCCGATATTCCGTTCGATTTTCACATCTTCAAACCGACTGATACCCCGCTCAGCCGGCCGGCAGAAACCTTTTGCCAGCATCTGTCCGACGTGCTCGCCGATTTCGGCGAGGTGACGCGCCTCGGCCCATGA
- the fabI gene encoding enoyl-ACP reductase FabI — translation MSETTETLVQSGALQGKRALVIGIANDQSIAYGCARVFRQLGAELAITYLNDKAKPHVEPLAQSLGAEIFAPCDVGVDGELEEVFAQVHRHWGRLDIALHSVAYAPKDDLRGRLVDSSAEGFKVAMDISCHSFVRMARLAEPLMTDGGTLLAMSYHGANKVVPNYNLMGPVKAALESAVRYLAYELGPRNIRVHAVSPGPLKTRAASGIKDFDVLLSEATERSPINELIDIDDVGLTTAFLATPFARRLTGTTTYVDGGLSIMA, via the coding sequence ATGTCCGAAACGACCGAAACTCTTGTCCAGTCCGGCGCGCTGCAAGGCAAGCGCGCCCTTGTCATCGGTATCGCCAACGATCAATCCATCGCCTATGGCTGCGCGAGGGTTTTTCGGCAACTGGGAGCCGAGCTGGCCATAACCTACCTCAACGACAAGGCCAAACCCCATGTCGAACCTCTTGCCCAGAGCCTTGGCGCGGAAATTTTCGCGCCCTGCGACGTCGGCGTGGACGGCGAGCTCGAGGAGGTCTTCGCACAGGTCCATAGGCATTGGGGGCGACTGGACATCGCGCTCCATTCGGTAGCCTATGCCCCAAAAGACGATCTGCGCGGGCGGCTCGTCGACAGCTCCGCCGAAGGCTTCAAGGTGGCCATGGATATTTCATGCCATTCCTTCGTCCGAATGGCCCGGTTGGCGGAACCTCTCATGACGGATGGGGGCACCTTGCTCGCGATGAGCTACCACGGCGCTAACAAGGTCGTCCCCAACTATAATCTGATGGGGCCGGTCAAAGCCGCGCTCGAGAGCGCCGTGCGCTATCTCGCTTACGAACTCGGCCCCCGGAATATCCGCGTGCATGCGGTATCCCCCGGCCCCCTCAAGACGAGGGCAGCCTCCGGCATCAAGGATTTCGATGTTCTCCTGAGCGAGGCCACGGAACGCAGCCCTATCAACGAACTCATCGATATCGACGACGTCGGCCTCACAACGGCCTTTCTGGCGACGCCGTTTGCGCGCCGGCTCACCGGGACAACCACCTATGTCGATGGCGGCCTGAGTATCATGGCCTGA
- a CDS encoding DUF3141 domain-containing protein: MSRDPAPIERGASPDGGAPSEIVRLHMTVAHVLQTRYFDAWTSYLDAIQTAVRPRSERRPDTEDFWRDASDYWLDFTQRSILFWDTLRQRGNNWLEHEKAGKPPLLHFQWEMVADARSFARPVNYALVRIIAPAGVKTDPERRPFVIIDPRAGHGPGIGGFKEDSQVGMALKAGHPVYFVIFFPEPIPGQTLADVSRAEADFLHIVAERHPATRKPVVIGNCQGGWASMLVGALEPDAVGPIVINGAPMSYWAGNDGENPMRYSGGLLGGVWPALFASDLGAGKFDGAHLVQNFENLNPANTYFSKYYNLFSKIDTEPERFLEFERWWGGFFMMDRQEIKWIVENLFVGNDLVDGAAEWSEGRAFDLRAIQSPIILFASLGDNITPPQQAFNWVADLYPTTEALKANGQVIVGLMHQSVGHLGIFVSGQIAKREHKQIVDLVDYIEHLPPGLYGMQIEEKLSDGKVQYDVLLSERSIEDLHALQKYRRKDEVPFEAVKSTSDVFASAYEAYVHPLFAAFISPSGATMRRALHPQRMQRWVLSDLNPFLLPLKGLADWTRANRLPRDEEGLLAQLEKRGAALTTATWDFYRDLRDASLENLFYRAYGTAAICAPAEQEAPADVASPGPSAKDVLARLKEGNRTTAMVRTALLLMKAGTGRRRLSAMKRVRELAGKDVGLLDLPTEQARAIIREQASIVELAPKQALAALPDLLSTFAERRALLDLLDRLEKLFDANADQMALLSTLRSLLSGTSAQLYRFPDSRGSADIQNDSRAIYRSTDVAPGI, from the coding sequence ATGTCACGAGATCCCGCTCCTATTGAAAGGGGGGCATCGCCCGATGGTGGCGCGCCTTCGGAGATTGTCAGACTGCACATGACTGTCGCCCATGTGCTTCAGACCCGATATTTCGACGCCTGGACAAGCTACCTCGATGCGATACAGACCGCTGTGCGGCCACGCTCGGAGCGGCGGCCGGACACTGAGGACTTCTGGCGCGATGCCAGTGACTATTGGCTGGACTTTACCCAGCGCTCGATCCTCTTCTGGGATACATTGCGCCAGCGGGGCAACAACTGGCTGGAGCATGAAAAGGCCGGCAAGCCGCCTTTGCTGCACTTCCAGTGGGAAATGGTGGCGGACGCGCGCAGCTTCGCACGCCCGGTGAACTACGCTCTGGTGCGCATTATCGCGCCTGCGGGCGTGAAGACAGATCCTGAACGGCGCCCGTTCGTCATCATCGACCCCCGTGCCGGCCATGGCCCCGGGATAGGTGGCTTCAAGGAGGATTCGCAGGTCGGAATGGCATTGAAGGCCGGGCATCCCGTCTATTTCGTCATCTTTTTTCCCGAACCGATCCCTGGCCAAACTCTGGCGGACGTATCCCGCGCAGAGGCCGACTTCCTGCATATTGTGGCGGAGCGGCATCCCGCGACGCGAAAGCCTGTCGTGATCGGGAACTGCCAGGGCGGTTGGGCTTCCATGCTTGTCGGCGCGCTTGAACCAGATGCCGTCGGTCCCATCGTGATCAATGGGGCTCCCATGTCCTACTGGGCTGGAAACGACGGCGAGAATCCCATGCGCTATTCCGGCGGCCTTTTGGGAGGCGTCTGGCCCGCGCTTTTCGCGAGTGACCTGGGGGCCGGAAAATTCGATGGCGCCCATCTCGTACAGAACTTCGAGAACCTCAATCCAGCCAATACTTATTTCAGTAAATATTATAATCTATTTTCAAAAATCGACACCGAGCCTGAGCGATTTCTTGAATTCGAGCGATGGTGGGGCGGCTTCTTCATGATGGACCGCCAGGAAATCAAATGGATCGTCGAAAATCTGTTCGTCGGCAACGATCTCGTCGACGGCGCGGCGGAATGGTCGGAGGGGCGGGCGTTTGATCTGCGCGCAATCCAATCGCCCATCATCCTTTTCGCTTCACTGGGCGACAACATCACGCCTCCCCAGCAAGCCTTCAACTGGGTCGCCGACCTTTATCCGACAACGGAAGCCTTGAAGGCCAACGGACAGGTCATCGTCGGCCTCATGCATCAGAGCGTCGGTCATCTCGGCATTTTCGTCTCCGGCCAGATCGCCAAACGGGAGCACAAGCAGATTGTGGATCTCGTTGACTATATCGAGCATCTTCCCCCTGGATTATATGGCATGCAGATCGAGGAGAAGCTGAGCGACGGCAAGGTCCAATACGATGTTCTACTGTCCGAGCGCTCCATCGAGGATTTGCACGCGCTGCAAAAATATCGCCGCAAGGATGAGGTCCCTTTTGAAGCTGTGAAATCAACATCCGACGTCTTCGCATCTGCTTATGAAGCCTATGTGCATCCCCTGTTTGCGGCTTTTATTTCGCCCTCCGGCGCCACCATGCGTAGAGCCCTTCACCCTCAGCGCATGCAGCGCTGGGTACTCTCGGACCTCAATCCCTTCCTGCTGCCGCTAAAGGGGCTAGCGGATTGGACGAGGGCCAATCGCCTGCCGCGCGATGAGGAGGGCCTCTTGGCTCAACTGGAAAAAAGAGGGGCTGCCTTGACGACCGCGACATGGGATTTCTATCGCGATCTGCGCGATGCCTCGCTTGAGAACCTGTTCTACAGAGCCTACGGAACCGCGGCCATTTGCGCACCAGCGGAACAGGAGGCGCCTGCCGATGTCGCCAGCCCAGGACCGTCCGCGAAGGACGTTCTCGCCCGGCTAAAGGAAGGCAATCGGACGACGGCGATGGTCCGCACCGCGCTTTTATTGATGAAAGCCGGCACAGGGAGGCGAAGGCTCTCCGCAATGAAGCGGGTGAGAGAGCTCGCGGGTAAGGATGTCGGCCTCCTCGATCTCCCGACGGAGCAGGCCCGCGCGATCATCAGGGAGCAGGCATCCATTGTCGAGCTTGCGCCGAAGCAGGCACTGGCCGCGCTGCCTGATCTGCTATCGACATTCGCGGAGCGGCGCGCGCTCCTCGATCTTCTCGACCGTCTGGAAAAACTGTTTGATGCCAATGCTGACCAGATGGCCTTGCTGTCCACGCTCCGTAGCCTGCTGAGCGGCACATCCGCGCAACTCTATCGCTTTCCGGATAGTCGCGGCAGCGCTGACATACAGAATGACAGCAGAGCGATCTATAGGTCGACTGACGTTGCACCCGGCATCTGA